A genomic window from Cryobacterium sp. SO2 includes:
- a CDS encoding ferredoxin reductase family protein: MTVRQPSTATGATRARAPRGAAAPVVRARRIRTRRRLRAADILATLLWTSAAIAVALYLSYGGLSYVTDVASAVSALGIVTGLVGTDLILVMLVLAARIPFIDRTVGQDVAMAQHRRLGKPALYLILAHGVLLTAGYALSDGSNVFAETISLFNTPDMASAYLGVGLLVAVVVSSLVAVRRRFPYEVWHAIHLLSYAAVLVALPHQLSAGGVLADGTVQRVYWLALYVLAFGSIGWFRFVVPVIRSYRHAITVSGIEAIAPGVVSIHLAGRHLDRLQTAGGQYAIWRFWTGGTWWHAHPISFSAVPTATSARITVRDLGAGSRALASVRPGTRVSIEGPYGLFTDAARTSPHLAVVAAGIGITPIRSLLEHSRLTPGEATVLLRGTDDSQSYLWDEVGALSRTAGSAIYAMIGPRPRGLDTWMSAEALSAGVTISSVFPRLADSDLYVCGPQAWTDLVVRDAKAAGLPDRQIHVERFDW; encoded by the coding sequence GCGGTGCCGCGGCGCCCGTGGTGCGCGCCAGGCGCATCCGCACCCGGCGCCGCCTGCGGGCAGCCGACATCCTCGCCACGCTGCTCTGGACCTCGGCCGCGATTGCCGTGGCGCTCTACCTCTCCTACGGCGGGCTGAGCTACGTGACGGATGTCGCATCCGCCGTGAGTGCGCTGGGAATCGTGACCGGCCTGGTCGGCACCGACCTCATCCTGGTGATGCTCGTGCTCGCCGCCCGCATCCCGTTCATCGACCGCACGGTGGGCCAGGACGTGGCGATGGCGCAGCACCGGCGCCTGGGCAAGCCGGCGCTGTACCTGATCCTCGCGCACGGGGTCCTGCTCACCGCCGGGTATGCGCTCAGCGACGGATCGAACGTGTTCGCCGAGACGATCTCACTGTTCAACACCCCGGACATGGCGTCCGCGTACCTGGGCGTGGGGCTGCTGGTCGCTGTCGTCGTGTCCTCCCTCGTCGCGGTGCGCCGCCGCTTCCCCTACGAGGTCTGGCACGCCATCCACCTGCTCAGCTACGCAGCCGTGCTCGTGGCGCTGCCCCACCAGCTCAGCGCCGGCGGAGTGCTCGCTGACGGCACCGTGCAGCGCGTCTACTGGCTGGCACTCTATGTGCTCGCCTTCGGCTCGATCGGCTGGTTCAGGTTCGTTGTGCCGGTCATCCGTTCCTACCGGCACGCAATCACGGTGTCCGGCATCGAGGCCATCGCCCCCGGTGTGGTGTCGATCCACCTGGCCGGTCGGCACCTCGACAGGTTGCAGACGGCGGGCGGCCAGTACGCGATCTGGCGCTTCTGGACGGGTGGCACCTGGTGGCACGCGCATCCGATCTCGTTTTCAGCGGTGCCCACCGCCACGAGCGCCCGCATCACCGTTCGCGACCTCGGCGCCGGCAGCCGCGCCCTCGCCTCGGTGCGGCCGGGCACCCGGGTGTCGATCGAAGGCCCGTACGGGCTGTTCACCGACGCGGCCCGCACCTCGCCGCACCTCGCCGTCGTCGCCGCCGGAATCGGAATCACGCCGATCCGGTCACTACTCGAGCACTCCAGACTCACCCCGGGCGAGGCCACCGTGCTGCTGCGCGGCACCGATGATTCGCAGAGCTACCTGTGGGACGAGGTGGGTGCGCTGTCCCGCACCGCCGGGTCGGCCATCTATGCCATGATCGGCCCGCGGCCGCGCGGGTTGGACACCTGGATGTCGGCGGAGGCGCTCAGCGCCGGGGTCACTATCTCGAGTGTTTTCCCCCGCCTGGCCGACTCCGACCTGTACGTCTGCGGACCACAGGCCTGGACCGACCTGGTGGTGAGAGACGCCAAGGCGGCGGGACTCCCCGACCGTCAGATTCACGTGGAAAGGTTCGACTGGTGA